From a single Candidatus Eisenbacteria bacterium genomic region:
- a CDS encoding enoyl-CoA hydratase/isomerase family protein produces the protein MADDFADAVTLEIDDGVAIVALNRPDRLNAWSWEMGMALFRRMEEVAANREVRAVVLRGNGRAFSAGIDLKPDVRDRIVGRSPAEKVMNYYHRYRGSHRRTRFIEEMPQPIVVALHGYCLGAGFEIAMLADIRVAAEGTIFGCPEVRIGVAIDCGLDMRLAEEVGPAWAKWMTLTGRRFDAAKAQQLGLLQEVYPEADLFTEARKLAGEIAANAPLAVQATKRTIDQWSKRGLDDALRYEAMNAAVGFVSEDLVEGFASGREKRPPRFEGK, from the coding sequence ATGGCCGACGACTTCGCCGACGCGGTGACGCTCGAGATCGACGACGGGGTCGCGATCGTCGCGCTCAACCGTCCCGATCGCCTGAACGCGTGGAGCTGGGAGATGGGGATGGCCCTCTTCCGGCGCATGGAGGAGGTGGCCGCGAACCGCGAGGTCCGCGCCGTCGTCCTGCGCGGCAACGGCCGGGCCTTCTCGGCGGGGATCGACCTCAAGCCCGACGTCCGCGATCGGATCGTCGGCCGCTCGCCCGCCGAGAAGGTGATGAACTACTACCACCGCTATCGCGGCTCGCACCGGCGCACGCGCTTCATCGAGGAGATGCCACAGCCGATCGTCGTCGCCCTGCACGGCTACTGCCTCGGGGCGGGCTTCGAGATCGCGATGCTGGCCGACATCCGCGTCGCCGCCGAGGGCACGATCTTCGGCTGCCCCGAAGTCCGCATCGGCGTCGCGATCGACTGCGGCCTCGACATGCGTCTCGCCGAAGAGGTGGGCCCCGCGTGGGCGAAGTGGATGACGCTCACCGGCCGGCGCTTCGACGCGGCGAAGGCGCAGCAGCTCGGGCTCCTCCAGGAGGTGTATCCGGAGGCAGATCTCTTCACCGAGGCGCGCAAGCTCGCGGGCGAGATCGCCGCCAACGCGCCGCTCGCCGTGCAGGCGACCAAGCGCACCATCGACCAGTGGTCGAAGCGCGGCCTCGACGACGCGCTTCGCTACGAGGCCATGAACGCGGCCGTGGGATTCGTCTCCGAGGATCTCGTCGAGGGCTTCGCGTCGGGCCGCGAGAAGCGGCCGCCGCGCTTCGAAGGGAAATAG
- a CDS encoding efflux RND transporter periplasmic adaptor subunit, whose product MRRAIVPALALGATLACGRGHDAPSVEDATPPAALSAAQLGYLEFQKVGEAATPDVANLAGTIDFDDERTARLNAVVPGRVAELLVQVGDRVEADQPLVALESPEVKGAQAEYVRAEADLTVARKASERAARLKEVQAISEKDFVQATEDAQKAAAEFERARAVLERLRVAPGDGTTHYLLRSPVAGTVVERKAVLGTEVTPENAEPLVVVSDLSRVKVSVRVPERQLGLVRSGQAVRVRVDAYPDDFPGEVATVGAVVDDTTRTVVARCLVPNPDQRLKPAMFARVTLRAPADSRLLSVPVDAVVSDGQRSQVVVRAPDGTLALRPVDLGAEVDGHVQILSGVVLGDEIVTRGALFAARALDRS is encoded by the coding sequence ATGAGACGTGCAATCGTCCCCGCCCTGGCCCTCGGTGCGACCCTCGCGTGCGGCCGGGGTCACGACGCTCCCTCGGTCGAGGACGCGACGCCGCCGGCGGCGCTGTCCGCCGCGCAGCTCGGCTATCTCGAGTTCCAGAAGGTCGGCGAAGCCGCGACGCCCGACGTCGCGAACCTGGCCGGGACGATCGACTTCGACGACGAGCGGACGGCGCGCCTGAACGCCGTCGTTCCCGGGCGCGTGGCCGAGCTGCTGGTGCAGGTGGGCGACCGGGTGGAAGCCGATCAGCCGCTCGTCGCCCTCGAGAGCCCGGAGGTGAAGGGCGCGCAGGCCGAGTACGTGCGGGCCGAGGCCGACCTCACCGTCGCGCGCAAGGCGTCGGAGCGGGCGGCGCGCCTGAAAGAGGTGCAGGCCATCTCCGAGAAGGACTTCGTCCAGGCGACCGAAGACGCCCAGAAGGCCGCCGCCGAGTTCGAGCGCGCGCGAGCGGTGCTGGAGCGCCTTCGCGTCGCACCGGGCGACGGCACGACCCACTACCTCCTGCGCTCGCCGGTCGCCGGCACGGTGGTCGAGCGCAAGGCGGTGCTCGGCACGGAGGTGACGCCCGAGAACGCCGAGCCGCTCGTCGTGGTCTCCGATCTTTCGCGAGTGAAGGTGAGCGTGCGGGTTCCCGAGCGGCAACTCGGCCTCGTGCGGAGCGGGCAGGCGGTGCGCGTGCGCGTCGACGCCTATCCGGACGATTTCCCCGGCGAGGTCGCGACGGTCGGCGCGGTCGTCGACGACACGACACGCACGGTGGTCGCGCGCTGCCTCGTCCCCAATCCCGACCAGCGCTTGAAGCCGGCCATGTTCGCGCGCGTGACGCTGCGGGCGCCCGCCGACTCCCGGCTCTTGAGCGTTCCGGTCGACGCCGTCGTCTCGGACGGACAGCGCTCGCAGGTGGTCGTGCGCGCGCCCGATGGGACGCTCGCGCTCCGCCCGGTCGACCTCGGTGCCGAGGTCGACGGCCACGTGCAGATCCTCTCCGGCGTGGTGCTCGGCGACGAGATCGTCACGCGCGGCGCGCTCTTCGCGGCGCGCGCGCTCGACCGGTCGTGA
- a CDS encoding TolC family protein gives MDEAIARMRAQSPDVLAAALKVKAAEGDLRTAGAYPNPTLSVGVGNFAIGRTNPPGLGAGETVVVQGGLSEELELWGKRPARIAQAQSAIASAQSARGDLERTATFEVRRRFLDVLVATERRRLARENLDRYRETVRVSQARARSGDISPADFNKIALEQRGFEREVADADLERQQAMAALLPLIGSEGDDVEPVGSLALPPVPGTSAALVDDALAKRPDLHEAESDVEAADAALELAHAEAWPNPTVGVGYTHSQFTVSGDLADQIGANVSIALPVANRNQGAIERAEAEALTAREAVHKLRLTIPREVQTALAAYASAKARVDRFEHQFLKQAEAARKAAEVSYRDGAVSLLELLEAERTYIATQRDYLDALRDGHTAAYDVIRVTALEVRP, from the coding sequence ATGGACGAGGCGATCGCGCGCATGCGGGCACAGAGCCCGGACGTCCTCGCGGCAGCGCTGAAGGTGAAGGCCGCCGAGGGCGACCTGCGGACGGCCGGCGCGTACCCGAATCCGACCCTTTCGGTGGGCGTGGGGAACTTCGCCATCGGCCGCACGAATCCGCCCGGCCTCGGCGCCGGCGAGACCGTCGTCGTCCAGGGCGGGCTCAGCGAAGAGCTCGAGCTGTGGGGCAAGCGGCCCGCGCGGATCGCGCAGGCCCAGAGCGCGATCGCATCGGCGCAGAGCGCGCGAGGTGATCTCGAACGCACGGCCACCTTCGAGGTGCGGCGCCGCTTCCTCGACGTGCTGGTCGCCACCGAGCGGCGCCGGCTCGCCCGGGAGAACCTCGACCGCTATCGCGAGACGGTGAGAGTGAGCCAGGCGCGGGCGCGCTCGGGCGACATCTCGCCGGCCGACTTCAACAAGATCGCCCTCGAGCAGCGCGGCTTCGAGCGCGAGGTCGCCGACGCCGACCTCGAGCGCCAGCAGGCGATGGCGGCGCTGCTGCCCCTCATCGGCAGCGAGGGCGACGACGTCGAGCCGGTCGGCAGCCTGGCGCTGCCGCCCGTCCCCGGCACATCGGCCGCCCTCGTCGACGATGCGCTCGCCAAGCGACCCGACCTGCACGAGGCCGAATCGGACGTCGAGGCCGCCGATGCGGCGCTCGAGCTCGCGCACGCCGAGGCGTGGCCGAACCCGACCGTCGGCGTCGGCTACACGCACAGCCAGTTCACCGTCTCCGGCGATCTCGCCGACCAGATCGGCGCCAACGTGTCGATCGCGCTCCCGGTCGCGAACCGCAACCAGGGCGCCATCGAGCGCGCCGAGGCCGAGGCCCTGACGGCGCGGGAGGCGGTGCACAAGCTCCGCCTGACGATCCCCCGGGAAGTGCAGACGGCGCTCGCCGCCTACGCCAGCGCGAAGGCGCGCGTCGACCGCTTCGAGCACCAGTTCTTGAAGCAGGCAGAGGCGGCGCGGAAGGCCGCCGAGGTGTCGTACCGCGACGGCGCGGTCTCGCTGCTGGAATTGCTCGAAGCCGAGCGCACCTACATCGCCACGCAGCGCGACTACCTGGACGCGCTGCGCGACGGCCACACCGCCGCCTACGACGTGATCCGGGTCACGGCCCTCGAGGTACGACCATGA
- a CDS encoding CusA/CzcA family heavy metal efflux RND transporter, which produces MLRRVLDFSLKRPLVVVAATIAFAVAGAIAFWNLPIEAFPELADPQVYVITLYPGHAAEEVERQVTLPIETELNGLPGMTRMRSVSIFGLSYLTLTFTDRTDLYFARQQASERLAGVDLPDGVKPELGPLATPTGEIFRYTLEGKRYSPMQLRELQDWVMERHLKQVPGVADVVSFGGYLKQFQVQVDPQRLQARDLTLQQVFAALARSNANAGGNYIQRGEQQYVVRGLGTLASTKDVEDVVIATRGGTPIRVTDVARVVVGAAPRRGVVARDLGPEAVEGIVLMRRGENPSEVLTALHAKLRQLNDGILPKGVHIDLFYDRGRLVHRTLVTVTHNLVVGAVLVVLVVGVFLMSMRAALIVALTIPLSLLGSFLYLKVRGMSANLLSLGAVDFGIIVDGAVIMVEHVARRLAGITERNAARSAVEEAATEVARPTLFALCIIIVAYVPIFSLEHVEGRIFAPMANTVCAALVGALVFSFTLIPLLTFVFLRGRTYEGATPVERLALRAYRPALRWSLANGRTVMMLASGVLAFGVWRLGRIGTEFLPTLNEGALYVTVTLPPSIGLEHAARTIVPRIRSDLASFPEVRSILSQLGGPDDGTDPAPANNLEYFVDLKPRERWPKGMTLERLVAGMRDSLERIPGIESNFSQPIKDNIEENISGINGQVAIKIFGDDLDALRKVAAEVKRQLADVNGVADLAVVHAAELPQVHVVVDRQTIARYGINVADVEDVIETAIGGKAATQLWEGERRFDVVVRLNEVSRATLARLPDVRVATPDGAQVPLGQLARIDVAAGEAAIDREANARYVAVKCNVRGRDLGGFVAEAQRRVAARVTLPPNSYITWGGEFENQRRAMARLALIIPVSILLILALLYRAFGSIGCALLIIATIPFALTGGVVGLDLAGLNLSVAACIGFIALMGQVVLNGVVLVSQINALRADGRGVDAAVEEGALSRLRAVLMTALLAALGLLPAALSTEIGSETQRPLAVVVIGGLISATLLTLLVLPVLYRTFLGGGIRREPAIARAA; this is translated from the coding sequence ATGCTCCGCCGCGTCCTCGACTTCTCCTTGAAGCGGCCGCTCGTCGTCGTCGCGGCGACCATCGCCTTCGCGGTCGCCGGCGCGATCGCGTTCTGGAACCTTCCGATCGAGGCCTTTCCAGAGCTCGCCGACCCGCAGGTCTACGTCATCACGCTCTACCCGGGCCACGCCGCGGAAGAGGTCGAGCGGCAGGTGACGCTCCCGATCGAGACCGAGCTCAACGGTCTCCCCGGCATGACCCGCATGCGGTCGGTGTCGATCTTCGGCCTCTCGTACCTGACGCTGACGTTCACCGACCGCACCGACCTCTACTTCGCGCGCCAGCAGGCGAGCGAGCGCCTGGCCGGCGTGGATCTGCCCGACGGCGTCAAGCCCGAGCTGGGGCCGCTCGCGACGCCGACCGGCGAGATCTTCCGCTACACCCTCGAAGGGAAGCGCTACTCGCCGATGCAGCTCCGCGAGCTCCAGGACTGGGTGATGGAGCGGCACCTGAAGCAAGTGCCCGGGGTCGCCGACGTCGTCTCGTTCGGAGGCTACCTGAAGCAGTTCCAGGTGCAGGTCGACCCGCAGCGCCTGCAGGCGCGCGATCTCACGCTGCAGCAGGTGTTCGCCGCGCTCGCGCGCTCGAACGCGAACGCCGGTGGCAACTACATCCAGCGCGGAGAGCAGCAGTACGTGGTACGCGGGCTCGGGACTCTCGCCAGCACGAAGGACGTCGAGGACGTCGTCATCGCGACGCGCGGAGGCACGCCGATCCGGGTCACCGACGTGGCGCGCGTGGTCGTCGGGGCGGCGCCCCGCCGCGGCGTCGTCGCGCGCGATCTCGGGCCGGAAGCGGTCGAGGGCATCGTCCTCATGCGACGGGGCGAGAACCCGTCCGAGGTCCTGACGGCCCTGCACGCGAAGCTCCGGCAGCTGAACGACGGCATCCTGCCGAAGGGCGTCCACATCGACCTGTTCTACGATCGCGGCCGCCTCGTGCACCGGACGCTGGTGACGGTCACGCACAACCTCGTCGTCGGCGCTGTGCTCGTCGTCCTGGTGGTGGGCGTCTTCCTGATGAGCATGCGGGCCGCCCTCATCGTGGCGCTCACGATCCCGCTCTCGCTGCTCGGATCGTTCCTGTACCTGAAGGTCCGCGGGATGTCGGCGAACCTGCTCTCGCTCGGCGCGGTCGACTTCGGGATCATCGTCGACGGCGCCGTCATCATGGTCGAGCACGTCGCGCGGCGGCTCGCCGGCATCACCGAGCGCAACGCCGCGCGCTCGGCGGTCGAGGAAGCGGCGACCGAGGTCGCGCGCCCGACGCTCTTCGCGCTCTGCATCATCATCGTCGCCTACGTCCCCATCTTCTCGCTCGAGCACGTCGAGGGACGGATCTTCGCGCCGATGGCGAACACCGTGTGCGCCGCCCTGGTCGGCGCGCTCGTGTTCTCGTTCACGCTGATCCCGCTCCTCACGTTCGTGTTCCTGCGCGGACGAACGTACGAGGGTGCGACGCCGGTCGAACGCCTGGCGCTGCGGGCCTATCGTCCCGCGCTGCGCTGGTCGCTCGCCAACGGGCGCACCGTCATGATGCTCGCAAGCGGCGTGCTCGCCTTCGGCGTCTGGCGGCTCGGGCGCATCGGCACCGAGTTCCTCCCGACCCTCAACGAGGGCGCGCTCTACGTGACCGTCACGCTGCCGCCGTCGATCGGCCTCGAGCACGCGGCGCGGACGATCGTGCCACGCATCCGTTCCGACCTCGCGAGCTTTCCCGAGGTCCGCAGCATTCTCTCGCAGCTCGGCGGACCCGACGACGGGACCGACCCGGCGCCGGCCAACAACCTCGAGTACTTCGTCGACCTGAAGCCGCGCGAGCGCTGGCCGAAGGGCATGACGCTCGAGCGCCTGGTGGCCGGCATGCGGGACAGCCTGGAGCGCATTCCCGGCATCGAGAGCAACTTCTCGCAGCCGATCAAGGACAACATCGAGGAGAACATCTCGGGCATCAACGGCCAGGTGGCGATCAAGATCTTCGGCGACGACCTCGACGCGCTCCGCAAGGTCGCGGCCGAGGTGAAGCGCCAGCTGGCCGACGTGAACGGCGTGGCCGATCTCGCCGTCGTGCACGCGGCCGAGCTGCCCCAGGTGCACGTGGTCGTGGACCGCCAGACGATTGCGCGCTACGGCATCAACGTCGCCGACGTCGAGGACGTGATCGAGACCGCCATCGGCGGCAAGGCGGCGACGCAGCTCTGGGAGGGCGAGCGCCGCTTCGACGTGGTCGTGCGCCTGAACGAGGTCTCGCGCGCCACGCTGGCGCGCCTGCCGGACGTGCGGGTCGCGACACCGGACGGCGCGCAGGTGCCCCTCGGCCAGCTCGCGCGCATCGACGTCGCCGCCGGCGAGGCGGCGATCGACCGCGAGGCCAACGCCCGCTACGTCGCGGTCAAGTGCAACGTGCGCGGGCGGGACCTGGGCGGCTTCGTCGCCGAGGCGCAGCGGCGCGTCGCGGCGCGTGTGACGCTGCCGCCCAACAGCTACATCACCTGGGGTGGCGAGTTCGAGAACCAGCGCCGCGCCATGGCGCGCCTCGCGTTGATCATCCCGGTGAGCATCCTGCTCATCCTGGCGCTCCTGTATCGCGCCTTCGGCTCGATCGGATGTGCGCTGCTCATCATCGCGACGATCCCGTTCGCGCTGACGGGCGGCGTCGTGGGGCTCGACCTCGCCGGGCTCAATCTCAGCGTCGCGGCCTGCATCGGGTTCATCGCGCTCATGGGGCAGGTGGTGCTGAACGGCGTCGTGCTCGTCTCGCAGATCAACGCGCTCCGTGCCGACGGCCGCGGCGTCGATGCGGCCGTCGAGGAGGGTGCGCTCTCGCGCCTGCGGGCCGTGCTCATGACGGCGCTGCTGGCGGCCCTGGGCCTCCTGCCGGCGGCGCTCTCGACCGAGATCGGCTCGGAGACGCAGCGCCCGCTCGCCGTGGTGGTGATCGGTGGCCTCATCTCGGCGACGCTGCTGACGCTGCTGGTGCTGCCGGTCCTCTACCGCACGTTCCTCGGCGGCGGGATCCGGCGCGAGCCGGCGATCGCCCGTGCGGCGTGA
- a CDS encoding cupin domain-containing protein — protein MRRVDKPWGYELIWAETPRYVGKILHITAGHRLSRQLHERKDETFLVQAGEMDLEVGEGADRRTTRMRPLDSFHCPPGTVHRMVAVTDVDVVEVSTPELDDVVRLEDSYGRESPRKP, from the coding sequence ATGCGCCGAGTGGACAAACCGTGGGGTTACGAGCTGATCTGGGCCGAAACGCCGAGGTACGTCGGCAAGATCCTCCACATCACCGCCGGGCATCGGCTCTCGCGGCAGCTCCACGAGCGCAAGGACGAGACCTTTCTGGTCCAGGCAGGTGAGATGGACCTCGAGGTCGGCGAGGGCGCCGATCGCCGCACGACGCGCATGCGCCCGCTCGACTCGTTCCATTGTCCGCCGGGCACGGTGCACCGCATGGTGGCGGTGACCGACGTCGACGTCGTGGAGGTGTCGACGCCCGAGCTCGACGACGTCGTGCGGCTCGAGGACTCGTACGGCCGCGAAAGCCCGCGGAAGCCGTAG
- a CDS encoding SDR family oxidoreductase translates to MPVPEPPPLGTAMLPPGTFAGEVVAVTGGGTGLGKAIAVEFARLGAAVAIVSRGADHRARGVEAVESAGGRAIGVEMDVREPDQVARAFDVIEGQLGPVGVIVNNAAGNFPVAAEELSPNGWKSVTDIVLNGTFICSREFALRRIAASAPGAILNIGATYAWTGGPGAAHSAAAKAGVVNMTLTLAVEWAPYGIRVNCLCPGLFPHEDMPAHMTANRPEGYAEAGTTIPAGRVGRPHELGWAATYLCSPFATYLTGHTLVLDGANWQRRGLKMPVVVPVRDQVPRRPPKAR, encoded by the coding sequence ATGCCCGTTCCCGAGCCGCCGCCACTCGGAACCGCGATGCTCCCGCCGGGGACGTTCGCGGGCGAGGTCGTCGCCGTGACGGGCGGCGGGACCGGCCTCGGCAAGGCGATCGCGGTCGAGTTCGCGCGCCTGGGGGCCGCGGTCGCCATCGTGAGCCGCGGTGCCGATCACCGGGCGCGCGGTGTCGAGGCGGTGGAATCCGCCGGCGGTCGAGCGATCGGCGTCGAGATGGACGTGCGCGAGCCCGACCAGGTCGCCCGCGCCTTCGACGTGATCGAGGGACAGCTCGGCCCCGTCGGCGTCATCGTGAACAACGCGGCCGGCAACTTCCCCGTCGCCGCCGAGGAGCTGTCGCCGAACGGATGGAAGTCGGTCACCGACATCGTCCTCAACGGCACGTTCATCTGCTCGCGCGAGTTCGCCCTGCGGCGGATCGCGGCGTCGGCGCCCGGCGCCATCCTCAACATCGGCGCGACCTACGCGTGGACGGGCGGTCCCGGCGCCGCGCACTCGGCCGCCGCGAAGGCCGGCGTCGTCAACATGACGCTGACGCTCGCCGTCGAGTGGGCGCCGTACGGCATTCGCGTGAACTGCCTGTGTCCGGGCCTCTTCCCGCACGAGGACATGCCCGCGCACATGACGGCGAACCGTCCCGAGGGCTACGCCGAGGCGGGCACGACGATCCCTGCCGGTCGCGTCGGCCGGCCGCACGAGCTCGGCTGGGCGGCGACGTACCTCTGCTCCCCGTTCGCGACCTATCTCACCGGGCACACCCTGGTCCTCGACGGCGCGAACTGGCAGCGACGCGGGCTCAAGATGCCGGTCGTCGTCCCGGTGAGGGATCAGGTCCCGCGCCGCCCACCGAAGGCGCGATAG
- the aroC gene encoding chorismate synthase, whose product MGNTFGHLFRVTTWGESHGGAIGAVIDGCPSLVPITAAEIQVDLDRRAPGQSHLTTQRKESDTVRILSGVLDGKTLGTPISLEIPNEDMRSGDYGEVQTKYRPSHADYTYDAKYGIRDWRGGGRTSARETAGRVAAGAIARKVLSVRWNVEIVAWVSKVHTLVAESDVETVTRAAVDATPIRCPEAAVAKKMIAAVEQARKDGNSLGGIVTCAIRGCPPGWGEPVFDRLEADLAKATLSLPASKGFEIGSGFAGTNLTGLEHNDEFYMEGDRVRTRTNRSGGLQGGITNGETVYFRVAFKPTATVMREQKTVSAGHENTTITGRGRHDPCVLPRAVPMIEAMAALVLADHALRNEAIRPR is encoded by the coding sequence GTGGGCAACACGTTCGGACATCTGTTCCGCGTGACGACCTGGGGCGAGTCGCACGGCGGCGCGATCGGCGCCGTCATCGACGGCTGTCCGTCGCTCGTGCCCATCACGGCGGCCGAGATCCAGGTCGACCTCGACCGGCGTGCGCCGGGGCAGAGCCACCTCACGACCCAGCGCAAGGAGTCCGACACCGTCCGCATCCTCTCCGGCGTCCTCGACGGCAAGACGCTCGGCACGCCGATCAGCCTCGAGATCCCCAACGAGGACATGCGCTCGGGCGATTACGGCGAGGTGCAGACGAAATACCGTCCCAGCCACGCCGACTACACCTACGACGCGAAGTACGGCATCCGCGACTGGCGCGGTGGCGGCCGCACGAGCGCGCGCGAGACGGCCGGCCGCGTCGCGGCCGGGGCGATCGCGCGGAAGGTGCTCTCGGTGCGGTGGAACGTCGAGATCGTCGCCTGGGTCTCGAAGGTCCACACGCTGGTCGCCGAGAGCGACGTCGAGACGGTCACCCGTGCGGCCGTCGACGCGACGCCGATCCGCTGTCCGGAGGCCGCCGTCGCCAAGAAGATGATCGCGGCCGTCGAGCAGGCGCGCAAGGACGGCAACTCGCTCGGTGGCATCGTCACGTGCGCGATCCGCGGCTGCCCGCCCGGCTGGGGCGAGCCCGTGTTCGATCGCCTGGAGGCCGACCTCGCCAAGGCGACGCTGTCGCTGCCCGCGAGCAAGGGCTTCGAGATCGGCTCGGGGTTCGCGGGGACGAACCTCACCGGCCTCGAGCACAACGACGAGTTCTACATGGAGGGCGATCGCGTCCGTACGCGCACGAACCGCAGCGGCGGCCTGCAGGGCGGCATCACGAACGGCGAGACGGTGTACTTCCGCGTCGCCTTCAAGCCCACGGCCACGGTCATGCGCGAGCAGAAGACGGTGTCGGCCGGCCACGAGAACACGACGATCACCGGCCGGGGCCGCCACGATCCCTGCGTGCTCCCGCGTGCGGTGCCGATGATCGAGGCGATGGCGGCGCTCGTCCTGGCCGACCACGCGCTCCGCAACGAAGCGATCCGCCCGCGCTGA
- a CDS encoding TIGR03617 family F420-dependent LLM class oxidoreductase, translated as MPHSIVIETGFPYDDIARIPEAVRHIEAIGFDGIVSPEINRDPFFPLLVAAEHSTRLQLSTGVAIAFPRAPMVTAQIAWDLQRYSNGRFLLGLGSQVRKHNEDRFSVPWSAPVPRMREYILTLRAIWDSWQNGTKPAFVGKHYRYTYMTPFFNPGPIAHPHIPVQVSAVNPAMCRLVGELCDGARLHGFCTRRYLDEVILPNIEAGATKAGRSLDAIELSGGGFLATGPDDEAVAAQVQMVRTQISFYGSTPAYRGVLALHGWQDLGEKLNRLSREGKWGEMIAAVPEDIVRTFAAVGRWDEIVPKIRERFRGISRLAFYATGTGPDRDGRIRELLADLRAA; from the coding sequence ATGCCTCACTCCATCGTGATCGAGACGGGTTTCCCCTACGACGACATCGCTCGAATTCCCGAGGCGGTTCGACACATCGAGGCAATCGGCTTCGACGGAATCGTCTCACCGGAGATCAATCGCGACCCATTTTTCCCACTGCTCGTCGCCGCGGAGCATTCGACGCGCCTGCAGCTCTCGACCGGCGTCGCTATCGCGTTTCCGCGCGCACCCATGGTGACCGCGCAGATCGCATGGGATCTCCAGCGCTACTCGAACGGCCGCTTCCTGCTCGGCCTCGGCAGCCAGGTGCGAAAGCACAACGAGGATCGCTTCTCGGTGCCGTGGTCCGCGCCGGTGCCGCGCATGCGCGAGTACATCCTCACGCTGCGCGCGATCTGGGACTCGTGGCAGAACGGGACGAAGCCCGCCTTCGTCGGCAAGCACTACCGCTACACGTACATGACGCCGTTCTTCAATCCGGGACCGATCGCGCACCCGCACATTCCGGTGCAGGTCTCGGCGGTGAATCCCGCGATGTGCCGGTTGGTCGGCGAGCTCTGCGACGGCGCGCGCCTGCACGGCTTCTGCACGCGGCGCTACCTCGACGAGGTGATCCTGCCCAACATCGAGGCCGGCGCCACGAAGGCCGGCCGTTCGCTCGACGCCATCGAGCTCTCGGGCGGCGGCTTCCTCGCGACCGGCCCCGACGACGAAGCGGTGGCTGCGCAGGTGCAGATGGTGCGCACGCAGATCTCGTTCTACGGCTCGACGCCCGCCTATCGCGGCGTGCTCGCGCTGCACGGCTGGCAGGACCTGGGCGAGAAGCTGAATCGCCTCTCGCGCGAGGGGAAGTGGGGCGAGATGATCGCCGCGGTGCCCGAGGACATCGTGCGCACCTTTGCCGCCGTCGGACGCTGGGACGAGATCGTGCCGAAGATCCGCGAGCGCTTCCGCGGCATCTCGCGTCTCGCGTTCTACGCCACCGGCACGGGCCCCGATCGCGACGGCCGCATCCGCGAATTGCTCGCCGACCTGCGCGCGGCCTGA
- a CDS encoding adenylate/guanylate cyclase domain-containing protein, which yields MLTIALVALAAALGWLAWRSRVRATAIEDRLEDASRELERLQNAFARFAPLDVIEGIIERRGVSTRSEIKEITVLFADLKGFTALAEQLDPGRLVALLNGYFQIMGRVLAEHRGHLGKFLGDGFLALFGALEPNPWQTNDALHAALAMRDALVDYNRRSQAEGLPNLAMSFGIHRGPVVAGVIGNSALMEYGVIGRTVNLAARVERLTRVHDVDILVTEAVRDTCDPRFRLRAMPAVELKGVPGAPPTFAVEGFDGG from the coding sequence GTGCTGACGATCGCCCTCGTCGCGCTCGCGGCGGCGCTCGGCTGGCTCGCATGGCGCTCGCGCGTGCGCGCGACGGCGATCGAGGACCGGCTGGAGGACGCGTCGCGCGAGCTCGAGCGCCTGCAGAACGCCTTCGCCCGGTTTGCGCCGCTCGACGTGATCGAGGGCATCATCGAACGGCGCGGCGTTTCCACGCGGTCCGAGATCAAGGAGATCACCGTCCTGTTCGCCGACCTGAAGGGATTCACGGCGCTCGCGGAGCAGTTGGATCCGGGGCGCCTCGTGGCGCTCCTGAACGGCTACTTCCAGATCATGGGCCGCGTGCTCGCGGAGCACCGGGGACACCTGGGGAAGTTCCTCGGCGACGGCTTTCTCGCCCTCTTCGGTGCGCTCGAACCGAACCCCTGGCAGACGAACGACGCGCTCCACGCGGCGCTCGCGATGCGCGACGCGCTCGTCGACTACAATCGCCGCTCGCAGGCGGAGGGGCTTCCGAACCTCGCGATGTCCTTCGGGATCCATCGCGGCCCGGTCGTGGCCGGCGTGATCGGCAACTCGGCGCTCATGGAGTACGGCGTCATCGGTCGCACGGTGAACCTCGCGGCGCGCGTCGAGCGCCTGACGCGCGTACACGACGTCGACATCCTGGTCACCGAAGCCGTCCGGGACACGTGCGATCCGCGCTTCCGCCTGCGCGCCATGCCCGCCGTCGAGCTGAAGGGCGTGCCCGGTGCGCCGCCGACCTTCGCCGTCGAGGGCTTCGATGGTGGTTGA